ATATGTAAAACGACAACATGAAATATATGGTTTAATGAAAATAGCATTGTGGGTAAACTTTTTTGCTTGTGGGCTAACCGTTGCACTTCCGTACATTATTGTCCATACATTGCATTTATCTTCAAAGCAACTCGGAACTGTAGAGGGAATGTTAGCAGTCGGAATGCTAATGGGTGCGATTACTTTATCAGTGCGTAAAGAAGTGAATAATCCGTTTCGTTCTATTTATACTGGACTGTTTTTGTTTGCAGGTTTGAGTTTATGTACAGTATTCCCGTTGTTAGTTACCATTCCAAAAGTAGCAAGTTTTATTTACTATATTGCTTTCATGATGTTAACTGGTATAGCAATTATGATTGTAAATATTCCAATGCAAGTACATATGCAAAAGACCACAGATCCGAGCTACTTAGGGCGTGTGTTTGGCCTACTTGAAACAATTGCGACTGCAATCGCACCGCTCGGTATGATTGTATATGGATTATTGTTAGATATGTTGCCAACTAGCATTGTTATGATGACAATAGGCGGAGGTTTATTGTTAGTTGTATTAGTTGGAGTAAGGCAACATATGGCGAAAAAACAAGTGGATGTGTCGGCTTAAAAATAAGAAAATAATAAAAATGACCAAATTAGTATTTTAGTTTTTGAAACTCTTTTTCATGTATGTTACAGTATAGTGAGCAGGCAAAGAAAAGGAGACAACAGCATGAAAAAATTAAGTTTTGTTATGCTTTTTCTATTAGTCGTAATGGCTGGATGTAGCAATTATGACACATATATTGAAACAGGTATGCAATCATTGAAAGATGAAAAATATAGTGATGCAACAATGTGGTTTGAAAAAGCAGAAAAAGAGAAATCAGGAAATGAAGCGAAATCATATAAAGAAATGGCCGAGAAAATGGATCACGGAGCAACGGCATTAAAAGACGGTAAGTATTTAGAAGCGAAAGACATTGCAAATGAAGTGTTACAAATGAAAAAAGACGATGCGCTTGAAACAGCTGTAACATCAAATGCCGAAAATATGCTTCAAAAAGCAAAAGATGTAGAAAAGAAAGTGAATGAAAGAGTAGCAAAGCGGAGAAAAGTAGAAGAAGAAGAAGGAATTGATAAACTCATTAAAGCTGTAGATAGTATAGATGATGTG
This genomic window from Bacillus anthracis str. Vollum contains:
- a CDS encoding DUF4398 domain-containing protein, with amino-acid sequence MKKLSFVMLFLLVVMAGCSNYDTYIETGMQSLKDEKYSDATMWFEKAEKEKSGNEAKSYKEMAEKMDHGATALKDGKYLEAKDIANEVLQMKKDDALETAVTSNAENMLQKAKDVEKKVNERVAKRRKVEEEEGIDKLIKAVDSIDDVKEKEKKVSEALDKAEEAQAKIEAKKNK